Within candidate division WOR-3 bacterium, the genomic segment GAAGTGCTCCCTCCGGGCAATTCGGTATGCATTGTCCGCAGCCGTCGCACAATTCTTCATCAATTTTAATTATTTTTCTCTTCATTCTTTTCCCCTGTTGAGTAAGCAGTCAAGTCAAATAGCGTCAAAGCGTCAAATTCTTTGACGACATTCTTTTCAATCTTCTTTATCTCACGCCTTATGGGACAGTGCGCCCTGTTTTCGCATATCTTTTTTCTGAAAAGACAATCTGTGAGTTCTATTTTACCCTGAAAGACTTCAATGATTTTAGAAATATTGATTTTCGAAGGATTTTCTATAAGCCTGAAACCGCCCGATTTTCCTTCTTTTGTTTCAATCCACCCTGTCTTTACTATCTCTTGTAAAATCTTTCTCAGGTACTGATAAGGGATTTTCTGTTTTTGTGCGATATGCCTTGATGAAACAAAATCTTTGGATTTTGCCAGCTCTAAAAGCGCCCTGACGGCGTAATCTGTGTTTTTTGTCAAAAGCTTCATTTATTTACCTTATCTGATACTATATTAGTATCAGTAATAAACATTGTCAAGCTCTTTTTCACTTCAGAATCCCGGATCCGGTAGAATTTAACTTAAAAAAGTCAAAAATCGAGACTATTGCCTATATAAACGGAAAAAATCTATGAAGTGAAGAGTTCGCAAATAAATTACAGAAAATCAATAAAAGAAATTTGGATGATTTTTATCAATTTTCCTTTTTTTCTTTTCTTTTTTTATTGTCGTCCTTTTCAGAATTTTCGCTCCTGTACAAAAGCTTTCCCTCGGAAGAGATTATCCTCATTTTCCCGTCGTAACCGAGCAGAACAAAATTTCCGTCTTCGGACATCGCAATCACTTCTTCACGTCCCAACACGCCGTTTTTTAAAACTGAAAGCAGATGATGGCCGGCCTTTTTGCCGTCAGGTGAAATTTTTATTACAGAATATACATC encodes:
- a CDS encoding Rrf2 family transcriptional regulator; protein product: MKLLTKNTDYAVRALLELAKSKDFVSSRHIAQKQKIPYQYLRKILQEIVKTGWIETKEGKSGGFRLIENPSKINISKIIEVFQGKIELTDCLFRKKICENRAHCPIRREIKKIEKNVVKEFDALTLFDLTAYSTGEKNEEKNN